The sequence CGTCATTCGGCCTTCGACTGGTCGCACCGGCACCGCGAGAAGATAGTCCGATTGCGGCTGAACGCTGATCGTCGCCAGTGAAAAAATGTTTTGTTGAGCGTCGCCAGTAATCCGCAAAGTTTGACCGAACCGCGACGCCTGTTTTCGAGCAGCGTCGTCGTTACTGGCAGCCAAATCAAACGGTGACCCCCGCCACGCCAATTCCGCGCTGCTCGTGTTCGGTGAGTTAGTGATAGACGGCTCAACGGCGATGATGGCGACCGGCTCATAGGTCAACATCTTCCCGGCCCTTCGCGCCATCACTCCCATGAACCAAATCTTGTTACCTCTGATGACGGCCCATACCCGCCCCACGCGCAGACGTTCTCGGAGAATCCCGTCAGGACGATATAAGTCTTCCGCATAATCCGGACGATTGTAGAGAGCAGCCTCTTGTTGCGAGACCTTGTGATCGTGCTGCTCCATGGCAAAAAGTTTCTCCGGATCGTAATCCGCAATTCCTTCCATCAGATTAGTACCGGTGCCCAGCGTGAGCGGGATGAATGACTTGAACACGAATGCGTTGCGAATGGTAATTGGCATGATGGTGAGCACGGCGGCCGTGACCAGCAGTACGGCGTACCGCCACCACTTGTCACGCGGAAACAACAGCGGAATGAAGAGGCAGAGGAAGGGCGCGAGCACCAGGACGTTGGCGCGCAACCAGCAAGAGATGCCGAGACAAACTCCGGCGCCAATGATCATTAGTTGATGCGGCTGGCGACGGGCGCGGACCAGCAAATAGATGCCGAGCAGGATCGTCAGGCCAATGATCGAGTCAGGCAACAAGACCAGCGAGTAAAAAGACAACTGGGGAGAAACTGCCGCGAACAACGCCGCCAGGATCGCCACGCCGGTGGGCAGTAGCTCGAGAACAATGAGCAGCACCAGAACGGCCGCCGCGGCGCCACCCGCGATGTGAACCAAACGCAGCGCGACATTTGAATTACGTGAGACCGCGTGAACGACCGCGACAAAAATCGGGTACCCGGGAGTGTGAATCAGCATGCCCGTGTCCGGTTCCTGAGAGTGCCCACGTACGAATGAAGTGAAGTCGCGGTCAGTTAAGAACTGCGCCTCTTCCTGATAACGCGCAGCCGTTTTGTCCATCAGGTTATCGATCGTCAGCCAATTGTTCTGCCAGTGAAGCAGTCTTACGCCGACGGCAACTGCAAACACGACGAAGCAGAGCACCAACAAGCGCCTCCGAGGGATTTCACTCGGCTGGAGCGTTTTGCTGATCCAGTCACCGATGTTCCCGAATCGCATTTGCTCAGCAGTTTGCTTCAATGACATCGAGGATGATTGCTGATTCGACTTAGCAAGTCTCTTACTTTGAAAGCTCGCGGTATGCGTCTATCACCCTTTGCGCGTTGTGCTTCCAGGTGTGGCGCTCGACGGCTGTGCGACGCGCCGCCGCGCCCAAACTTTCACGCAATTCCGGGGACGTCGTCAGCCGCAGGATCGCGCCGGTTAGTTCCTCTACATTGCCCGGCTCAACCAGCAGCGCGGTCTCTTCGTGTTGCAGCACCTCGCCGATTTGTCCCAGGCGGCTGGCGACAATTCCCTTGCCCATCGCCATGTATTCGAACAGCTTTGTCGGCGAGCCAAAGAATTCCGCGCCCGCGTCGAGCGGCACATGGGGCGACACCAGGACATCGCATGCGTCAAGCAGCGACGGCACGCGATCGTGCGCCACAGCGCCGGGCATCAAGACACGATCGGCAGCTCCAGCTTCGCGCAGAATCTCTTCGACGCGCGCGCGCAAGGCGCCGCTGCCGATTAAAAGAAACCGCACCGGCGAATCTAATGGAATGTTCGTAATCGCTTGGGCGAGAACTTCAACGCCGTGCCACGGTCCGAATGTGCCGATAAAGCCGACTACGATTTCATCGGGCGTCAGACCTAATTCGCGCCGGGCTTCGTCGCCGCCGATGCCGGGTTTGAATTTATCGGCGTCAACACCGTTCGGATTGACGATGATCTTTTCCGGCTCGATGCCTGCTTGCAAAAGATTTTGTCGCTCTACTTCTGAAACGACGAAGATTCGAGCGGCGGCGGTTAAGTTCAGACGTTCATATCGCGCCAGCAGATCCAGCTTGTCCACGCGATCCCAGTGCCGTCCGACCCAAACCTCGGATCCGTTGTATTCAAGAAACAACGGCCGTTGCGTGCGCAGAGCGGCCGCGACGCCGGCCCAACTGAATCGCGCGTAGCGCTGATAGATAAAGTCGGGTGGTTCGTTTTGAATCTCCAAGACGGCGCGCTCGGTGAAATGCAGGTTGTTGTAGATGTCGAAGGCCGCGCGCGTTGAGCCAATCGGTTCGGGCCAAATAATTTTCGTCGGAACCCTCGTTTGATCGAGCCCGGCTATCTCGTCGTTGCTGATCAACGAAACGTTTGTCCCGAGTTGCAACGCTGCGTTCACGAATCCATTGATGTGACTGGCGGCGCCCCCCGCTTGCGTCCCCGGGCCGGGCGAAGCGCGCAGGTAAATCATTTGCGGATTAATCGCGGGCTCAGCGGGCGCCCATTCCCGATGCTTATCGCGCGTGACCGCAGCTTCGAGCGCGCGCAGCTCCTTTGCCGCACGCCGCATGGCCGCACTACTCAATGCTGCTTCGCGCGTCACGCGCACGGGCGCGGAGGCGATGGCCCGGCTTTTTGACTCCTCGCGCCAACCAGAATGCGCGTCGAAGATTATCGTGCGACGCGCGCCGGCCAGCGCGCCCAGCAGGAGAAACTGATCCTGTCCGCGCTGCCAAACCAAACGTTCCGTCGCCACGGCAAAAATTTCCGGACTCATTCCGCGCAACACGCGAATGCGCAGCGCCGAGCCGGCTTTTTCCAACTGCTCTCTGGAAATTGAGTTGATGGTCGCGTCCGGATAGCGGCTTTTCAAAGTTTCATGCGCGCGGGCCGCGTCACCGCTCAGCGTTAGGAGGACTATCTTCATCGCAATCGAAGTGGCACAGACTTCAGTCTGTGATTTCATTGCGCTTGATCACAGACTGAAGTCTGTGCCACTGCTTGCGCAATTCATGTGTCCGCAGCACAAACGTCTCCACCGGCCCGCGACCGGTCTTCATGCTGAAATAGATAGCAACGAGAAAGAAGATTAGCGCATAGCTCAGAGTCGAAGTTACCGCTGCCCCACGCGCGCCAAACGCGGGCACCATCAGGAGATTCAATCCTATATTGAACGCCAGCGTGACAATCCAGAACACCGGAATGATCGCGGGCAAGCCGGTGCCGGTGAAGTGTTGTACGAGCACTGATTCCAGGCCGACGAAGAAAATTCCGGGCAAAAGGATCAGCAACTGGATGGTCGCATCGCTAAATCGCGGCCCGTAGATCAACGGGAGCACAAACGAGAACGCCGCCGCGGCCAGACACATCAAGAGCATCACGAGAGTCGTGTGTCTCGTCACTTGCACGGCGAACTCGCCACGCTCGTCCTGTGATGCGGCCACTCGCGGAAACAAAAGCGTCGCGATCACGCCCGGCAACATCAGCAACAAAAAGGAAAATTGCGAAGCGACGGCATACACGCCGGCTTCCGCAGCGCCACGAAAGCGATTCACAATTAACACGTCCGCGCGAAAGATGATTGCGCCGGCCATGATCGAAATGTAGAACTTCACGCCGTAACGAATCATCGCATTAAGCAGTTGAACGTCAACCCGCGCTTTCCCCTTCGAAACTTCGCGGCCAATGTACAGAGCCAGCAGCAGGCCCAGGACAATCGCGGCGCCGGTATTCGCAGAGACGAGAGTAAAAAGCCGTTCGCGCAGGATGATTAGTACGACGACGGCGTTCGCGAACACCCAGGCCGGCAACAGCGCGTCGAACAAATTCAACTGACGGATGCGATCGATGGCGAGCAATATGTTTAAGCCGAGAAGGATCAGCAGTTGAAAAGGTATTGAGACTGCTGCGACGGCAACCAGTTGCGCGGAAACCTTGCCGAAGACTGACGGTTTGACCCAATTAAGTCCCAGCACCCCCACCGCGATGATGCTTCCAACCACGAGCGCGAAAACGAGCGCATTCGCGAAGATCGGACCGAGCGTGGTTCGGTCGCGCGCGAGAAAGAACGTGTTCGCGGATGGCAGACCGGCGCTGCCGATTTGTACAGCCAGTGCGACCATCACGCTCAACACCGCGTACGTCCCGAAACCCTCATCACCGAGCCAGCGCGCCGCAACAACGCCCGAGCCGAACACCCCGACCATCATCAGGAGGCGAGTGCCGAACGTCAGCACGACTCCCGAGACAAAGCTGCTGATGACCGGCGTCTCGTCCAGTGGAACGGTGGCGGCGGTTTCGGTTGGGATAGGCATGAGTTGTCGGTCGGTACGCACGCCTCCGGCGTGCTGCATGCCAGAGGCATGCGTGCC is a genomic window of Pyrinomonadaceae bacterium containing:
- a CDS encoding glycosyltransferase family 39 protein; amino-acid sequence: MLCFVVFAVAVGVRLLHWQNNWLTIDNLMDKTAARYQEEAQFLTDRDFTSFVRGHSQEPDTGMLIHTPGYPIFVAVVHAVSRNSNVALRLVHIAGGAAAAVLVLLIVLELLPTGVAILAALFAAVSPQLSFYSLVLLPDSIIGLTILLGIYLLVRARRQPHQLMIIGAGVCLGISCWLRANVLVLAPFLCLFIPLLFPRDKWWRYAVLLVTAAVLTIMPITIRNAFVFKSFIPLTLGTGTNLMEGIADYDPEKLFAMEQHDHKVSQQEAALYNRPDYAEDLYRPDGILRERLRVGRVWAVIRGNKIWFMGVMARRAGKMLTYEPVAIIAVEPSITNSPNTSSAELAWRGSPFDLAASNDDAARKQASRFGQTLRITGDAQQNIFSLATISVQPQSDYLLAVPVRPVEGRMTINVTRIDNGKTVASATVPDSLDPSAPKDGEFTVLSLPFVNPDADQLKIVVAGGEHHSSRSVIETGPIDLYRLGPSSYLWTKYPRVPVKALQKFFTTGWMLPLALFGVVLLALARRFDALAIACAVPLYFLLTHAPLHLELRYILPIHYFWAMLVATSLYLISITAGRLFLGAKRALKPRRIN
- a CDS encoding glycosyltransferase family 4 protein, with product MKIVLLTLSGDAARAHETLKSRYPDATINSISREQLEKAGSALRIRVLRGMSPEIFAVATERLVWQRGQDQFLLLGALAGARRTIIFDAHSGWREESKSRAIASAPVRVTREAALSSAAMRRAAKELRALEAAVTRDKHREWAPAEPAINPQMIYLRASPGPGTQAGGAASHINGFVNAALQLGTNVSLISNDEIAGLDQTRVPTKIIWPEPIGSTRAAFDIYNNLHFTERAVLEIQNEPPDFIYQRYARFSWAGVAAALRTQRPLFLEYNGSEVWVGRHWDRVDKLDLLARYERLNLTAAARIFVVSEVERQNLLQAGIEPEKIIVNPNGVDADKFKPGIGGDEARRELGLTPDEIVVGFIGTFGPWHGVEVLAQAITNIPLDSPVRFLLIGSGALRARVEEILREAGAADRVLMPGAVAHDRVPSLLDACDVLVSPHVPLDAGAEFFGSPTKLFEYMAMGKGIVASRLGQIGEVLQHEETALLVEPGNVEELTGAILRLTTSPELRESLGAAARRTAVERHTWKHNAQRVIDAYRELSK
- a CDS encoding oligosaccharide flippase family protein, producing MPIPTETAATVPLDETPVISSFVSGVVLTFGTRLLMMVGVFGSGVVAARWLGDEGFGTYAVLSVMVALAVQIGSAGLPSANTFFLARDRTTLGPIFANALVFALVVGSIIAVGVLGLNWVKPSVFGKVSAQLVAVAAVSIPFQLLILLGLNILLAIDRIRQLNLFDALLPAWVFANAVVVLIILRERLFTLVSANTGAAIVLGLLLALYIGREVSKGKARVDVQLLNAMIRYGVKFYISIMAGAIIFRADVLIVNRFRGAAEAGVYAVASQFSFLLLMLPGVIATLLFPRVAASQDERGEFAVQVTRHTTLVMLLMCLAAAAFSFVLPLIYGPRFSDATIQLLILLPGIFFVGLESVLVQHFTGTGLPAIIPVFWIVTLAFNIGLNLLMVPAFGARGAAVTSTLSYALIFFLVAIYFSMKTGRGPVETFVLRTHELRKQWHRLQSVIKRNEITD